The following are from one region of the Osmerus mordax isolate fOsmMor3 chromosome 1, fOsmMor3.pri, whole genome shotgun sequence genome:
- the rassf5 gene encoding ras association domain-containing protein 5 — MTVSNVATPSMTSSNSMSSGYCSQDEEGDDFTFFTAKNTFFQQAKQALKNETKEEDRGTKALSEEEVRARIEEYNAQISENVMKLADNGSYTGFIKVHLRLSRPVTVPTLEEGQQGAGSRLSDKRTSFYLPCDCVKQLHISSTNTVREVIQGLLKKFMVLDNPRKFALYRQTHRDGQDLFQKLPVCERPLSLRLIAGPDPDKLTFILKENETGEVEWHAFSVPELQNFLVILEKEETERVRVVEQKYSVYRQKLQQALRQHNP, encoded by the exons ATGACGGTCAGCAACGTGGCCACTCCGTCCAtgaccagcagcaacagcatgAGCAGCGGGTACTGCAGccaggatgaggaaggagacgACTTCACCTTCTTCACAGCCAAGAACACCTTCTTTCAGCAGGCCAAGCAAGCGCTGAAG AATGAGAcaaaggaggaggacagagggacgaAGGCTCTTTCTGAGGAAGAAGTACGAGCCAGGATAGAGGAGTATAATGCTCAAATCTCCGAGAATGTCATGAAGCTG GCTGACAATGGCTCATATACAGGCTTCATCAAAGTCCACCTGAGGCTGAGTCGACCAGTCACAGTACCCACTCTGGAAGAGGGTCAGCAGGGAGCGGGATCAAGGCTGAGTGACAAGCGGACATCTTTCTACCTGCCATGTGACTGCGTGAAGCAGCTGCACATCAGCTCTACGAACACAGTCAGGGAGGTCATCCAGGGCCTTCTGAAGAAGTTCATGGTGTTGGATAACCCTCGCAAGTTCGCcctgtacagacagacacaccgagACGGACAGG ATCTGTTCCAGaagctgcctgtgtgtgagcgtcCTTTGTCTCTGAGGCTCATTGCAGGTCCAGACCCTGACAAGCTGACCTTCATCCTCAAGGAGAACGAgactggagaggtggag tGGCACGCTTTCTCAGTTCCTGAGCTGCAGAACTTCCTGGTTatcctggagaaggaggagactgAGCGTGTTCGGGTGGTGGAGCAGAAATACTCTGTGTATCGACAGAAACTACAGCAGGCGCTACGGCAACACAACCCCTAA
- the dyrk3 gene encoding dual specificity tyrosine-phosphorylation-regulated kinase 3 isoform X2, with the protein MYSRKPEGPITAARHGDGLYDSYMRTDHLLKDEPDANSPSGLPPIPKHSVSNKGAMKDQVGVRGGQLKVKYLYEDSTYNRKINAVSTATAQNGTVTAQAPGKPAPVPSLSKERSVDSTGSSKGSTDSSGPRGTNGTLNGAVTGKLCGPLTPEQALRQYRSQLTPLEQTEIHSYPEIYFLGPNAKKRPAVAGGNNNGGFDDEQGGYIHVPHDHLAFRYEFLKVIGKGSFGQVAKVYDHKLQQHLALKMVRNEKRFHRQAQEEIRILEHLRKQDRTGTMNVVHMLENFTFRNHICMTFELLSMNLYELIKRNKFQGFSLPLVRKFAHSILQCLDALNRHRIIHCDLKPENILLKQQGRSGIKVIDFGSSCFEHQRVYTYIQSRFYRAPEVILGSRYGLPIDMWSFGCILAELLTGYPLFPGEDEGDQLACVMELLGMPPQKILEQAKRAKNFINSKGHPRYCGANTLPTGATVLTGARSRRGKMRGPPGSKEWSSALKGCEDPTFTDFIKKCLDWDPSSRLTPAQALRHPWLYRRLPKSLPVTEKSHGGVVKRLPEHHSTSFPSILAKGGPGLGTTTATNNKLRSNMMGDSGGSIPLRTVLPKLVS; encoded by the exons ATGTATAG CAGAAAACCAGAGGGGCCAATAACAGCAG CGCGCCATGGGGATGGGCTGTATGACTCGTACATGAGAACAGACCACCTGCTGAAGGACGAACCGGACGCCAACAGCCCCTCAGGGTTACCACCCATACCCAAACACTCA gTCAGTAACAAGGGGGCGATGAAGGATCAGGTGGGGGTCCGTGGAGGTCAGCTGAAGGTGAAGTACTTGTATGAGGACTCCACCTACAACCGCAAGATAAATGCTGTTTCCACGGCGACGGCTCAGAACGGGACCGTGACAGCCCAGGCTCCTGGTAAGCCGGCCCCGGTACCAAGCCTGTCCAAGGAGCGGAGTGTGGATAG CACGGGCTCCAGCAAGGGCTCCACAGACTCCTCGGGGCCCCGGGGGACCAATGGGACGTTGAACGGTGCTGTGACGGGGAAGCTGTGTGGGCCCCTGACCCCGGAGCAGGCCCTGAGACAGTACCGCTCCCAGCTGACCCCCCTGGAGCAGACTGAGATCCACTCCTACCCTGAGATTTACTTCCTGGGACCCAACGCCAAGAAGAGGCCAGCAGTCGCCGGGGGCAACAATAACGGAGGCTTCGACGACGAACAAGGGGGCTACATCCATGTTCCACACGACCACCTAGCCTTCCGCTACGAGTTCctcaag GTGATTGGGAAGGGCAGCTTCGGCCAGGTGGCCAAGGTCTACGACCACAAGCTGCAGCAGCACCTGGCCCTCAAGATGGTCCGCAACGAAAAGCGGTTCCACCGGCAAGCCCAGGAGGAGATCCGCATCCTGGAGCACCTGCGCAAGCAGGACCGCACCGGCACCATGAACGTGGTCCACATGCTGGAGAACTTCACCTTCAGGAACCACATCTGCATGACCTTTGAGCTGCTGAGCATGAACCTGTACGAGTTGATCAAGAGGAACAAGTTCCAgggcttctctctgcctctggtcAGAAAGTTCGCCCACTCCATCCTGCAGTGTCTGGATGCCCTGAACCGGCACAGGATCATCCACTGCGACCTGAAGCCAGAGAACATCCTTCTCAAGCAGCAGGGACGCAGTGGCATCAAG gtgATCGACTTTGGCTCCAGCTGCTTTGAGCACCAGCGGGTTTACACCTACATCCAGTCCCGGTTCTACCGGGCCCCCGAGGTGATCCTGGGCTCCCGCTACGGCCTGCCCATCGACATGTGGAGCTTCGGCTGCATCCTGGCCGAGCTGCTGACGGGCTACCccctgttccccggggaggacgagggggaCCAGCTGGCCTGCGTCATGGAGCTGCTGGGCATGCCTCCGCAGAAGATCCTTGAACAGGCCAAACGGGCCAAGAACTTCATCAACTCGAAGGGCCACCCGCGCTACTGCGGGGCCAACACTCTGCCGACGGGCGCCACCGTCCTGACGGGCGCCCGCTCCCGTCGAGGGAAGATGAGAGGCCCCCCGGGCAGCAAGGAGTGGAGCTCCGCCCTGAAGGGCTGCGAGGACCCCACCTTCACTGACTTCATTAAGAAGTGTCTGGACTGGGACCCCTCGTCCCGCCTCACGCCTGCCCAGGCACTGCGCCATCCCTGGCTGTACCGCCGCCTGCCCAAGTCCCTGCCCGTGACGGAGAAGAGCCATGGGGGCGTGGTGAAGAGGCTGCCTGAGCACCACAgcacctccttcccctccatcctGGCCAAGGGGGGCCCTGGTCTGGGGACCACCACAGCCACCAACAACAAACTGAGGAGCAACATGATGGGAGACTCTGGGGGAAGCATACCCCTGCGCACCGTCCTGCCCAAGCTTGTCTCCTAG
- the dyrk3 gene encoding dual specificity tyrosine-phosphorylation-regulated kinase 3 isoform X1 encodes MMILSRKPEGPITAARHGDGLYDSYMRTDHLLKDEPDANSPSGLPPIPKHSVSNKGAMKDQVGVRGGQLKVKYLYEDSTYNRKINAVSTATAQNGTVTAQAPGKPAPVPSLSKERSVDSTGSSKGSTDSSGPRGTNGTLNGAVTGKLCGPLTPEQALRQYRSQLTPLEQTEIHSYPEIYFLGPNAKKRPAVAGGNNNGGFDDEQGGYIHVPHDHLAFRYEFLKVIGKGSFGQVAKVYDHKLQQHLALKMVRNEKRFHRQAQEEIRILEHLRKQDRTGTMNVVHMLENFTFRNHICMTFELLSMNLYELIKRNKFQGFSLPLVRKFAHSILQCLDALNRHRIIHCDLKPENILLKQQGRSGIKVIDFGSSCFEHQRVYTYIQSRFYRAPEVILGSRYGLPIDMWSFGCILAELLTGYPLFPGEDEGDQLACVMELLGMPPQKILEQAKRAKNFINSKGHPRYCGANTLPTGATVLTGARSRRGKMRGPPGSKEWSSALKGCEDPTFTDFIKKCLDWDPSSRLTPAQALRHPWLYRRLPKSLPVTEKSHGGVVKRLPEHHSTSFPSILAKGGPGLGTTTATNNKLRSNMMGDSGGSIPLRTVLPKLVS; translated from the exons ATGATGATATTAAGCAGAAAACCAGAGGGGCCAATAACAGCAG CGCGCCATGGGGATGGGCTGTATGACTCGTACATGAGAACAGACCACCTGCTGAAGGACGAACCGGACGCCAACAGCCCCTCAGGGTTACCACCCATACCCAAACACTCA gTCAGTAACAAGGGGGCGATGAAGGATCAGGTGGGGGTCCGTGGAGGTCAGCTGAAGGTGAAGTACTTGTATGAGGACTCCACCTACAACCGCAAGATAAATGCTGTTTCCACGGCGACGGCTCAGAACGGGACCGTGACAGCCCAGGCTCCTGGTAAGCCGGCCCCGGTACCAAGCCTGTCCAAGGAGCGGAGTGTGGATAG CACGGGCTCCAGCAAGGGCTCCACAGACTCCTCGGGGCCCCGGGGGACCAATGGGACGTTGAACGGTGCTGTGACGGGGAAGCTGTGTGGGCCCCTGACCCCGGAGCAGGCCCTGAGACAGTACCGCTCCCAGCTGACCCCCCTGGAGCAGACTGAGATCCACTCCTACCCTGAGATTTACTTCCTGGGACCCAACGCCAAGAAGAGGCCAGCAGTCGCCGGGGGCAACAATAACGGAGGCTTCGACGACGAACAAGGGGGCTACATCCATGTTCCACACGACCACCTAGCCTTCCGCTACGAGTTCctcaag GTGATTGGGAAGGGCAGCTTCGGCCAGGTGGCCAAGGTCTACGACCACAAGCTGCAGCAGCACCTGGCCCTCAAGATGGTCCGCAACGAAAAGCGGTTCCACCGGCAAGCCCAGGAGGAGATCCGCATCCTGGAGCACCTGCGCAAGCAGGACCGCACCGGCACCATGAACGTGGTCCACATGCTGGAGAACTTCACCTTCAGGAACCACATCTGCATGACCTTTGAGCTGCTGAGCATGAACCTGTACGAGTTGATCAAGAGGAACAAGTTCCAgggcttctctctgcctctggtcAGAAAGTTCGCCCACTCCATCCTGCAGTGTCTGGATGCCCTGAACCGGCACAGGATCATCCACTGCGACCTGAAGCCAGAGAACATCCTTCTCAAGCAGCAGGGACGCAGTGGCATCAAG gtgATCGACTTTGGCTCCAGCTGCTTTGAGCACCAGCGGGTTTACACCTACATCCAGTCCCGGTTCTACCGGGCCCCCGAGGTGATCCTGGGCTCCCGCTACGGCCTGCCCATCGACATGTGGAGCTTCGGCTGCATCCTGGCCGAGCTGCTGACGGGCTACCccctgttccccggggaggacgagggggaCCAGCTGGCCTGCGTCATGGAGCTGCTGGGCATGCCTCCGCAGAAGATCCTTGAACAGGCCAAACGGGCCAAGAACTTCATCAACTCGAAGGGCCACCCGCGCTACTGCGGGGCCAACACTCTGCCGACGGGCGCCACCGTCCTGACGGGCGCCCGCTCCCGTCGAGGGAAGATGAGAGGCCCCCCGGGCAGCAAGGAGTGGAGCTCCGCCCTGAAGGGCTGCGAGGACCCCACCTTCACTGACTTCATTAAGAAGTGTCTGGACTGGGACCCCTCGTCCCGCCTCACGCCTGCCCAGGCACTGCGCCATCCCTGGCTGTACCGCCGCCTGCCCAAGTCCCTGCCCGTGACGGAGAAGAGCCATGGGGGCGTGGTGAAGAGGCTGCCTGAGCACCACAgcacctccttcccctccatcctGGCCAAGGGGGGCCCTGGTCTGGGGACCACCACAGCCACCAACAACAAACTGAGGAGCAACATGATGGGAGACTCTGGGGGAAGCATACCCCTGCGCACCGTCCTGCCCAAGCTTGTCTCCTAG
- the dyrk3 gene encoding dual specificity tyrosine-phosphorylation-regulated kinase 3 isoform X3: MYRKPEGPITAARHGDGLYDSYMRTDHLLKDEPDANSPSGLPPIPKHSVSNKGAMKDQVGVRGGQLKVKYLYEDSTYNRKINAVSTATAQNGTVTAQAPGKPAPVPSLSKERSVDSTGSSKGSTDSSGPRGTNGTLNGAVTGKLCGPLTPEQALRQYRSQLTPLEQTEIHSYPEIYFLGPNAKKRPAVAGGNNNGGFDDEQGGYIHVPHDHLAFRYEFLKVIGKGSFGQVAKVYDHKLQQHLALKMVRNEKRFHRQAQEEIRILEHLRKQDRTGTMNVVHMLENFTFRNHICMTFELLSMNLYELIKRNKFQGFSLPLVRKFAHSILQCLDALNRHRIIHCDLKPENILLKQQGRSGIKVIDFGSSCFEHQRVYTYIQSRFYRAPEVILGSRYGLPIDMWSFGCILAELLTGYPLFPGEDEGDQLACVMELLGMPPQKILEQAKRAKNFINSKGHPRYCGANTLPTGATVLTGARSRRGKMRGPPGSKEWSSALKGCEDPTFTDFIKKCLDWDPSSRLTPAQALRHPWLYRRLPKSLPVTEKSHGGVVKRLPEHHSTSFPSILAKGGPGLGTTTATNNKLRSNMMGDSGGSIPLRTVLPKLVS; the protein is encoded by the exons ATGTATAG AAAACCAGAGGGGCCAATAACAGCAG CGCGCCATGGGGATGGGCTGTATGACTCGTACATGAGAACAGACCACCTGCTGAAGGACGAACCGGACGCCAACAGCCCCTCAGGGTTACCACCCATACCCAAACACTCA gTCAGTAACAAGGGGGCGATGAAGGATCAGGTGGGGGTCCGTGGAGGTCAGCTGAAGGTGAAGTACTTGTATGAGGACTCCACCTACAACCGCAAGATAAATGCTGTTTCCACGGCGACGGCTCAGAACGGGACCGTGACAGCCCAGGCTCCTGGTAAGCCGGCCCCGGTACCAAGCCTGTCCAAGGAGCGGAGTGTGGATAG CACGGGCTCCAGCAAGGGCTCCACAGACTCCTCGGGGCCCCGGGGGACCAATGGGACGTTGAACGGTGCTGTGACGGGGAAGCTGTGTGGGCCCCTGACCCCGGAGCAGGCCCTGAGACAGTACCGCTCCCAGCTGACCCCCCTGGAGCAGACTGAGATCCACTCCTACCCTGAGATTTACTTCCTGGGACCCAACGCCAAGAAGAGGCCAGCAGTCGCCGGGGGCAACAATAACGGAGGCTTCGACGACGAACAAGGGGGCTACATCCATGTTCCACACGACCACCTAGCCTTCCGCTACGAGTTCctcaag GTGATTGGGAAGGGCAGCTTCGGCCAGGTGGCCAAGGTCTACGACCACAAGCTGCAGCAGCACCTGGCCCTCAAGATGGTCCGCAACGAAAAGCGGTTCCACCGGCAAGCCCAGGAGGAGATCCGCATCCTGGAGCACCTGCGCAAGCAGGACCGCACCGGCACCATGAACGTGGTCCACATGCTGGAGAACTTCACCTTCAGGAACCACATCTGCATGACCTTTGAGCTGCTGAGCATGAACCTGTACGAGTTGATCAAGAGGAACAAGTTCCAgggcttctctctgcctctggtcAGAAAGTTCGCCCACTCCATCCTGCAGTGTCTGGATGCCCTGAACCGGCACAGGATCATCCACTGCGACCTGAAGCCAGAGAACATCCTTCTCAAGCAGCAGGGACGCAGTGGCATCAAG gtgATCGACTTTGGCTCCAGCTGCTTTGAGCACCAGCGGGTTTACACCTACATCCAGTCCCGGTTCTACCGGGCCCCCGAGGTGATCCTGGGCTCCCGCTACGGCCTGCCCATCGACATGTGGAGCTTCGGCTGCATCCTGGCCGAGCTGCTGACGGGCTACCccctgttccccggggaggacgagggggaCCAGCTGGCCTGCGTCATGGAGCTGCTGGGCATGCCTCCGCAGAAGATCCTTGAACAGGCCAAACGGGCCAAGAACTTCATCAACTCGAAGGGCCACCCGCGCTACTGCGGGGCCAACACTCTGCCGACGGGCGCCACCGTCCTGACGGGCGCCCGCTCCCGTCGAGGGAAGATGAGAGGCCCCCCGGGCAGCAAGGAGTGGAGCTCCGCCCTGAAGGGCTGCGAGGACCCCACCTTCACTGACTTCATTAAGAAGTGTCTGGACTGGGACCCCTCGTCCCGCCTCACGCCTGCCCAGGCACTGCGCCATCCCTGGCTGTACCGCCGCCTGCCCAAGTCCCTGCCCGTGACGGAGAAGAGCCATGGGGGCGTGGTGAAGAGGCTGCCTGAGCACCACAgcacctccttcccctccatcctGGCCAAGGGGGGCCCTGGTCTGGGGACCACCACAGCCACCAACAACAAACTGAGGAGCAACATGATGGGAGACTCTGGGGGAAGCATACCCCTGCGCACCGTCCTGCCCAAGCTTGTCTCCTAG